In one window of Nitrospira sp. DNA:
- a CDS encoding TonB-dependent siderophore receptor: MKSVESVQEVRRCCPSLWPVGRIAAACAMLMTFTACIGPHKPVPTQRTQEAAAHPAGTAEPSPAPDAASAEAPPSGVPPVPLPVPPMAEAPAQASTPTGSDVPVVDVKPVYVVAQHESYKVDRATTATRTDTPIMETPYSVQVVPQQVLRDQQAVRLETALKNVSGVSVFPSSIEGTDSYMIRGFDSLAYYRNGVLRPTNSMVETSNIERVEVLKGPASILYGRADPGGIINVVTKQPQATPYYSFQQQIGSYNFFRTTGDATGPLTKDGSLLYRFNLAYENSESFRDFVDRKTIFFAPVVKWNISPRTQITAEMEYHNINTKSDGLLPALGNRPAPIPISRYLDEPSFSKSANERFFTGLNWSHEFNDDWKITHRLSGEFIHGRGHREIVPFSSVQPDGTVQRFLADVPPGQQENRYQSSFNLTGHFDTGMVKHTLLVGYDFLYQTDKYSVAKCCDTDPASNFPINVFNPVYGLGIPSLDQIPDNGPFGSSRSWHGVYVQDQVKLPFNLHALAGARYDDAVSHDTVLNEKTGKDHRLSPRVGLVWQPMAWLSLYGSYTENFGLQNAFDASRQPLPPQTAQQFEAGVKTEFFDGRLRATVAYFDLTKQNIAVPVPGTLFSRAIGEAQTRGIELDVSGEILPGWSAIASYTYMPFAKVTNDVGDDGSGNPTPGNTGNRLFNTTRNMGSLWTTYAFQDEELRGVKLRGLKVGAGMQAAGERQGDAGNIFQLPGYAIANAMASYEWRMGMTKMTAQLNVSNLFDKTYYAGTIGGPYFIMPGMPRFFMGSIRMEF, translated from the coding sequence ATGAAGTCAGTCGAATCAGTGCAAGAAGTACGTCGATGTTGTCCAAGTCTGTGGCCGGTCGGCCGGATCGCCGCTGCCTGCGCCATGCTGATGACGTTCACGGCCTGTATCGGGCCGCATAAACCGGTGCCGACCCAACGGACCCAAGAGGCCGCAGCGCACCCTGCCGGAACTGCAGAACCATCCCCAGCTCCCGATGCGGCTTCCGCTGAGGCGCCGCCCTCGGGAGTGCCCCCTGTGCCTCTTCCCGTCCCGCCGATGGCGGAGGCGCCGGCTCAGGCATCGACACCGACGGGCAGCGACGTTCCGGTGGTGGATGTCAAACCGGTCTATGTCGTGGCGCAGCACGAATCCTACAAAGTGGACCGTGCCACCACGGCGACGAGGACCGATACGCCGATCATGGAAACGCCCTATTCGGTACAGGTGGTGCCGCAACAGGTCTTGAGGGACCAGCAGGCCGTGCGCTTGGAGACCGCGCTGAAGAACGTCAGTGGCGTCAGCGTGTTCCCAAGCTCGATTGAGGGAACGGATAGTTACATGATCCGCGGATTCGACTCGCTGGCCTATTATCGAAACGGTGTATTGAGACCGACCAACAGCATGGTCGAAACCTCGAACATCGAGCGGGTGGAAGTGTTGAAAGGACCGGCGTCGATTCTTTATGGCCGGGCAGACCCAGGCGGCATCATCAACGTGGTTACGAAGCAACCGCAGGCCACGCCTTATTATTCGTTTCAACAGCAAATCGGGTCGTATAATTTCTTCCGGACGACCGGTGATGCGACCGGCCCACTCACCAAAGACGGGAGTCTCCTCTACCGGTTCAATCTGGCCTATGAGAACTCGGAATCGTTCCGAGACTTCGTCGATCGGAAGACGATCTTTTTCGCCCCGGTCGTGAAATGGAACATTAGTCCCCGCACGCAGATCACGGCGGAGATGGAGTATCACAACATCAATACGAAATCGGATGGCCTCCTCCCGGCGCTCGGCAACCGTCCGGCTCCGATTCCGATCAGTCGGTACTTGGATGAACCGAGCTTCAGCAAAAGCGCCAATGAACGGTTCTTCACGGGCCTCAACTGGTCGCACGAATTTAATGACGACTGGAAAATCACCCATCGGCTATCCGGGGAGTTCATTCACGGCCGTGGCCATCGAGAGATCGTGCCGTTTAGTTCCGTTCAACCGGACGGCACCGTTCAGCGTTTTCTGGCCGACGTTCCGCCGGGACAGCAGGAAAATCGCTATCAAAGTTCCTTCAACCTGACCGGTCATTTCGATACAGGCATGGTCAAGCACACGTTGTTGGTCGGGTACGATTTTCTGTATCAGACCGACAAGTATAGTGTGGCCAAATGCTGTGATACCGATCCGGCGTCCAATTTCCCGATCAATGTGTTCAATCCGGTCTATGGCCTGGGGATCCCGAGTCTCGATCAAATCCCCGACAACGGCCCGTTCGGGTCGTCCCGGTCGTGGCACGGAGTCTATGTGCAGGATCAGGTCAAGTTGCCCTTCAACCTGCATGCGCTCGCCGGTGCTCGATACGATGATGCCGTGTCGCATGACACCGTGCTGAATGAGAAGACCGGAAAGGATCATCGCCTGTCTCCGAGGGTTGGCCTGGTGTGGCAACCGATGGCGTGGCTCTCGCTCTATGGTAGCTACACGGAGAACTTCGGACTCCAGAATGCCTTCGATGCAAGTCGGCAGCCTCTGCCTCCTCAGACGGCCCAGCAATTTGAAGCGGGCGTCAAGACGGAGTTTTTTGACGGCCGCTTGAGAGCGACCGTGGCCTATTTCGATCTGACCAAACAGAATATTGCCGTGCCGGTGCCAGGGACGCTCTTCTCCCGCGCGATCGGTGAGGCGCAGACACGCGGCATCGAACTCGATGTCAGCGGAGAAATTCTGCCGGGGTGGAGCGCTATCGCGTCCTACACCTATATGCCATTTGCCAAAGTTACCAACGATGTGGGCGACGATGGGAGCGGCAATCCCACCCCTGGCAATACGGGTAATCGGCTGTTCAATACGACCAGGAACATGGGCAGTCTTTGGACCACCTACGCGTTTCAGGATGAGGAACTCCGGGGTGTAAAGCTGCGTGGCCTCAAGGTCGGAGCGGGGATGCAGGCGGCTGGAGAACGGCAAGGCGATGCCGGGAATATCTTTCAGCTCCCGGGATATGCCATCGCGAATGCCATGGCCAGCTACGAATGGCGGATGGGCATGACAAAAATGACCGCTCAGCTCAACGTGAGCAATCTGTTTGATAAGACCTACTATGCCGGCACCATCGGCGGGCCGTATTTCATCATGCCCGGTATGCCGCGTTTCTTCATGGGGTCGATTCGCATGGAATTTTAG
- a CDS encoding DUF4188 domain-containing protein has protein sequence MPPRVDRRTVDLSAYPDLVVIYLGMRVNRLTGLKTLFGFGPKIAQSVEARPDGLLLHENLLWSLAPPHVGMRQYWRDFASLERWARSDPHRAWWQRFLQDSGGTGFWHETYFMRGGMEAIYDDMVRDFGFLRFAPQQPARGPMYSARDRAHQTGEAAAPLPVDETRYYS, from the coding sequence ATGCCACCTCGTGTCGACCGGCGCACCGTCGATCTGTCCGCCTATCCTGACCTCGTCGTGATTTATCTAGGCATGCGGGTTAACCGGCTCACCGGCCTGAAAACCCTGTTTGGCTTCGGTCCGAAAATCGCGCAGTCGGTCGAGGCTCGGCCCGACGGACTGCTGCTGCACGAAAACCTGCTGTGGTCTCTCGCGCCCCCGCACGTCGGGATGCGCCAGTACTGGAGAGACTTCGCTTCACTGGAACGGTGGGCACGGTCCGATCCGCACCGCGCGTGGTGGCAGAGGTTTTTGCAAGATTCAGGGGGAACCGGTTTCTGGCACGAAACCTATTTCATGCGCGGAGGGATGGAAGCGATCTACGACGACATGGTACGCGATTTCGGATTCCTGCGATTCGCGCCCCAGCAACCGGCGCGCGGACCGATGTATTCGGCACGGGATCGAGCGCACCAGACCGGGGAAGCCGCCGCGCCGCTACCGGTGGATGAAACGCGCTACTATTCTTAG
- a CDS encoding YceI family protein — MRPQSWFRFALMVTGVLAAVPLQAATERYHVDPDHTIVGFKVAHMVVSKTTGRFMDYTGFIEMDPEVKTVKALEADIKTASIATNHDKRDAHLRSADFFNVEKYPTLSYRMTSFAKEGDQYVAKGNLTLLGVTKEIALTGTFNGILPKDPRGLTRAGFSAQGKINRKDFGMVWNKVLDTGGVAVGDEVEITLEVECIKQ; from the coding sequence ATGCGCCCACAATCTTGGTTTCGGTTCGCGTTGATGGTGACCGGTGTGCTCGCGGCGGTTCCTTTGCAGGCCGCCACTGAACGGTATCATGTTGATCCTGATCACACGATCGTCGGATTCAAGGTGGCCCACATGGTGGTGTCCAAGACCACGGGACGGTTCATGGACTACACGGGGTTCATCGAGATGGATCCCGAGGTCAAGACCGTCAAGGCGCTCGAAGCCGACATCAAGACCGCGTCGATCGCCACGAATCATGACAAGCGCGACGCCCATCTGAGGAGCGCGGACTTCTTCAACGTAGAAAAATATCCGACGCTGTCCTATCGCATGACCTCCTTTGCTAAGGAGGGCGATCAGTATGTCGCCAAGGGCAATCTCACCCTCTTGGGTGTCACGAAGGAGATCGCGCTGACCGGAACCTTCAATGGTATTTTGCCCAAAGATCCCCGGGGGCTCACGCGGGCGGGATTTTCCGCCCAGGGAAAGATCAACCGGAAAGACTTCGGTATGGTCTGGAATAAGGTCTTGGATACCGGCGGCGTGGCGGTCGGCGACGAGGTGGAGATCACGTTGGAAGTGGAATGCATCAAGCAGTAG
- a CDS encoding PepSY domain-containing protein — MTTRSQSASCGPGIAYPTVWRWHFYAGLFCIPFIVVLAVSGAVYLFKPQVEAWLDRPYDRLSIAGPAAGADAHVKAALAAVPGTTLAAYEVPLSPNAAVRVIVQRSRDKTRVYVHPETLQVLHIVHEDDRFMRLMFRLHGELLIGNFGSAIVELAASWTIIMIVTGLYLWWPRQGRGLAGTLYPRLAGGGRLFWRDLHVVTGVWISCFTLFLLVSGLPWAKVWGEYFKEVRRLTGTAVVHQDWPVGAAAAVIPAAATGGHGEHGTAPGHVPLDRSPDYATIDRLVSTVAPLDLAAPVLISPPAGRAVHWTAKSETQNRPRRVTLTLDGATGAVLKREGFTDRHLLDRIVAVGVAAHEGQLFGWPNQLLGLLTACGLLLIVVSGVTMWWRRRLRGSLGAPPRSPASVSWGVGALMLLFGVSFPLFAASLILVLFVERALLRRIPGVREWLGLA, encoded by the coding sequence ATGACGACACGAAGCCAGTCGGCATCCTGTGGGCCCGGTATCGCGTATCCAACCGTCTGGCGGTGGCACTTTTATGCGGGCCTGTTCTGCATTCCGTTCATCGTCGTGCTGGCAGTGAGCGGCGCCGTCTATCTGTTCAAGCCGCAAGTTGAGGCCTGGCTCGACCGTCCCTACGACCGACTTTCCATCGCCGGGCCCGCCGCCGGGGCTGATGCCCATGTCAAGGCCGCGTTGGCCGCCGTGCCCGGTACCACGCTCGCGGCTTATGAAGTGCCGCTTTCGCCGAACGCGGCGGTACGGGTCATCGTGCAACGTAGTCGTGACAAGACCCGGGTGTACGTTCATCCGGAGACCCTGCAGGTTCTCCACATCGTCCATGAAGATGACCGGTTCATGCGACTGATGTTCAGACTCCACGGCGAACTTTTGATCGGGAATTTCGGGTCGGCCATCGTGGAACTGGCGGCCTCGTGGACGATCATCATGATCGTCACGGGATTATACCTGTGGTGGCCACGGCAGGGCCGTGGGTTGGCCGGAACCCTGTACCCGCGACTCGCGGGCGGCGGACGGCTGTTCTGGCGCGATCTGCACGTCGTCACCGGTGTGTGGATCTCGTGCTTCACGCTGTTCCTGCTGGTGAGCGGCCTGCCATGGGCCAAGGTGTGGGGGGAGTATTTCAAAGAAGTGCGGCGGCTGACCGGCACCGCTGTGGTCCACCAGGATTGGCCGGTCGGCGCGGCTGCCGCCGTCATACCGGCCGCCGCGACCGGCGGGCATGGAGAGCACGGCACTGCGCCGGGACACGTGCCGCTCGACCGGTCGCCGGACTACGCCACGATCGACCGGTTGGTCAGTACCGTTGCCCCTCTTGATCTGGCCGCACCCGTGCTGATTTCGCCTCCGGCGGGACGTGCCGTTCATTGGACGGCCAAATCGGAGACACAAAATCGTCCGCGTCGCGTCACTCTCACGCTGGATGGGGCGACCGGCGCGGTCCTGAAACGGGAAGGCTTCACCGACCGACACCTGCTCGACCGGATCGTGGCGGTCGGGGTGGCGGCTCATGAAGGGCAGCTCTTCGGCTGGCCGAACCAACTGCTGGGGCTGCTGACTGCCTGCGGGTTGCTCCTCATCGTTGTGAGTGGCGTGACCATGTGGTGGCGTCGACGTCTGCGGGGATCGCTCGGCGCGCCGCCGCGATCCCCTGCGAGTGTCTCCTGGGGTGTCGGAGCCCTCATGCTGCTGTTCGGGGTCAGTTTCCCACTGTTCGCCGCCTCGCTGATTCTGGTGCTGTTCGTGGAACGAGCGCTGTTGCGCCGTATCCCGGGTGTCAGGGAGTGGCTCGGGCTGGCCTAG
- a CDS encoding TonB-dependent receptor — MVVRRSVDAGVWGAVLVCVLTGSPAWAQGEASVPVGGPAQSEQVLRERLQQNVQEREKLLQELEEIGRRRDEALPAGERPQLYKETPHEAGGPAAPEEAPVYELADISIVSKRVQKHPEGLAFSSTPRSETDSQPTRTMKESMESLPGVVLRSANGPRDFGVSIRGSGVKTTGVVRDLKFYEDGIGQTQSDGFSRLDMHDPWFMQSVEITRGASSSLYDNAALGGMIHFKTRRGGDINGVETFLSGGSYGYQKYAVAIGREFNDVDIAVFASHAAEDGYIRRSNYDTQTVNLNFRFKLGDKDNFYVKAVSNALNANVPTRLTQAQFDADSRQTGGTTLGNDAARLAQRRLDRRTVIGGMYERQIDANTVFTLEADYDVRDINQTFTQINDAFYPNFKGYADLRHDGRLGEMPLKSYLGFFANNMEQESQTFRNLGDFNGTRGTLAQNSRGTMRNIGGRLREELEFVPKWTLAAGVGFQQSQVSVQTIDYNAGGAVNTRAGADRTFYNWAPEVSLSWRPTDATRQWMRASTGYSVPGFANLTTGLDGLAGTNFSIKPQKNYNFEIGTDSRLHKTFAMQLVGFWVFVKDEIITQVNSTTAGSFAINADASQYRGIEASYDWRPLPGWRFSGAYTHIDAHYINFADQFQVGGVGPVTRLLQDGKRVPNVARDVLNVKEEYDHPSGWGGWLETTYWNSYFLNNGNTVGAPAYWLFNANLHKTIEFSPTSWFRFAKFYLQLDNIADKRYVGSGGVIADSTPDANKTLFFAGYGRALYAGVTLGLF, encoded by the coding sequence ATGGTCGTGCGAAGATCGGTAGACGCAGGTGTGTGGGGAGCGGTGTTGGTGTGTGTGCTGACCGGCTCTCCTGCGTGGGCCCAGGGCGAAGCTTCGGTTCCGGTCGGGGGCCCGGCTCAATCGGAGCAGGTCTTACGCGAGCGGTTGCAGCAGAACGTCCAGGAGCGAGAGAAACTTCTGCAGGAGTTGGAGGAAATCGGCCGTCGGCGAGACGAAGCGCTGCCGGCCGGCGAGCGGCCGCAACTGTACAAAGAGACGCCTCACGAAGCCGGCGGGCCGGCGGCTCCCGAGGAAGCACCGGTGTATGAGTTAGCCGATATCAGCATTGTCAGCAAACGGGTGCAGAAGCATCCGGAAGGGCTGGCGTTCTCGTCCACCCCCAGATCGGAGACCGATTCTCAGCCGACACGCACCATGAAGGAATCGATGGAGTCTTTGCCCGGCGTCGTGCTTCGTTCAGCGAATGGTCCGCGGGATTTTGGCGTCTCCATCCGTGGTTCCGGGGTGAAGACGACAGGCGTGGTTCGCGATCTGAAGTTTTATGAAGACGGTATCGGGCAGACACAGTCGGATGGATTCTCCCGCCTCGACATGCACGATCCCTGGTTCATGCAAAGTGTGGAAATCACCCGGGGGGCCTCGTCGTCGCTCTACGATAACGCTGCACTCGGCGGCATGATTCATTTCAAGACGCGTCGCGGCGGCGATATCAACGGTGTCGAAACGTTCTTGAGTGGAGGCTCCTATGGATATCAAAAATATGCGGTAGCGATCGGTCGGGAATTCAACGACGTGGACATTGCGGTTTTCGCCAGTCACGCGGCCGAGGACGGTTACATCCGGCGAAGCAATTACGACACCCAAACGGTCAATCTCAATTTCCGGTTCAAGCTGGGCGATAAGGACAATTTCTACGTGAAGGCGGTCTCCAACGCGCTCAATGCCAACGTGCCGACGCGCCTGACGCAGGCGCAATTCGATGCCGATTCGCGACAGACCGGCGGCACCACTCTCGGCAACGACGCGGCGAGACTCGCACAACGGCGACTTGATCGTCGCACGGTGATCGGCGGCATGTACGAGCGGCAGATCGATGCCAACACCGTGTTTACGTTGGAAGCGGACTACGACGTGCGGGACATCAATCAAACCTTCACGCAGATCAACGACGCCTTCTATCCCAACTTCAAGGGCTATGCCGACCTGCGGCACGACGGTCGATTGGGCGAGATGCCGCTGAAAAGTTACCTCGGGTTCTTTGCGAACAATATGGAACAGGAGTCGCAAACGTTCCGAAACCTCGGCGACTTCAATGGGACGCGCGGGACGCTGGCGCAGAATAGCCGAGGAACGATGCGGAATATCGGGGGCCGTCTCCGCGAGGAACTGGAGTTCGTGCCCAAGTGGACCCTGGCCGCGGGCGTGGGGTTTCAACAGTCGCAGGTCAGCGTGCAGACCATCGACTACAATGCGGGCGGCGCCGTGAATACACGCGCCGGGGCCGACCGGACCTTTTACAACTGGGCGCCGGAAGTCTCGCTGTCCTGGCGGCCGACCGACGCCACTCGTCAGTGGATGCGCGCATCGACCGGCTATTCGGTTCCGGGGTTCGCCAATTTAACGACCGGCTTGGACGGGCTTGCCGGCACGAATTTCTCGATCAAGCCGCAGAAGAACTACAACTTTGAAATCGGCACGGACTCGCGACTGCACAAGACCTTCGCCATGCAGTTGGTCGGTTTCTGGGTCTTTGTGAAAGACGAGATCATCACGCAGGTCAATTCGACCACGGCGGGCTCGTTCGCGATCAACGCCGATGCCTCGCAATACCGGGGAATCGAGGCGAGCTACGATTGGCGGCCGCTGCCGGGCTGGCGGTTCTCCGGCGCGTACACGCACATCGACGCGCACTACATCAATTTTGCCGATCAATTCCAAGTGGGCGGTGTGGGGCCGGTGACCCGCCTGTTGCAAGACGGCAAGCGGGTGCCCAACGTGGCGCGCGACGTGTTGAATGTTAAAGAAGAATACGACCATCCCTCGGGCTGGGGCGGATGGCTCGAAACCACTTACTGGAACAGCTATTTCCTCAACAACGGTAACACCGTCGGCGCCCCGGCCTATTGGCTTTTCAACGCGAATCTTCACAAGACGATTGAGTTCAGCCCCACCTCGTGGTTCCGGTTCGCGAAGTTCTATCTGCAATTGGACAACATTGCTGACAAGCGGTACGTCGGCTCCGGCGGCGTGATTGCCGACAGCACGCCGGATGCCAATAAGACGCTGTTTTTTGCCGGCTATGGCCGGGCGTTGTATGCCGGGGTGACGTTGGGATTGTTTTAA
- a CDS encoding biopolymer transporter ExbD, with protein sequence MEREVDQINVIPLVDIMLVLLVIVLTTATFITTGQIPVNLAKASTSSDRQDRPIVVTVTAEGTVFVEDRAITDEQLDTALATHSRQSPVLVRADKVTRLERFVAVVDRIRGLGFQQVSLEVTRT encoded by the coding sequence GTGGAGCGTGAGGTCGATCAAATCAATGTGATTCCCCTGGTCGACATCATGCTGGTGCTGCTCGTGATCGTGCTGACCACCGCGACGTTCATCACGACGGGACAGATCCCGGTCAATCTTGCCAAAGCCTCGACGTCGAGCGACCGGCAGGACCGGCCGATTGTTGTGACGGTCACGGCAGAGGGCACGGTCTTCGTGGAGGACCGGGCCATCACCGACGAACAACTGGATACCGCCCTGGCGACCCATTCACGCCAATCTCCGGTGCTGGTCCGGGCAGACAAGGTCACCCGACTGGAACGATTTGTCGCCGTCGTCGATCGCATCCGTGGGCTTGGATTCCAACAGGTGAGTTTGGAAGTGACGCGGACCTAA
- the exbB gene encoding TonB-system energizer ExbB: MEGLKELVEYGVIGLLVGLSLWAVAVAIERWWYYQRIDVRAFASIEECEIALTKRLVVIGTVAANAPYIGLLGTVLGIMLTFHTMGTSGAMAVTTIMIGLSLALKATAAGLVVAIPCVVMNNVLRRRVSELLAQYKAHRGA; the protein is encoded by the coding sequence ATGGAAGGACTCAAGGAACTGGTGGAGTACGGCGTGATCGGACTGTTGGTCGGGTTGAGCCTGTGGGCGGTGGCCGTGGCCATCGAGCGCTGGTGGTACTACCAGCGGATCGATGTGCGGGCCTTCGCGTCGATCGAGGAATGTGAAATCGCGTTGACCAAACGCCTGGTGGTAATCGGCACCGTCGCGGCGAATGCACCCTATATCGGGCTGCTCGGGACCGTGTTGGGCATCATGCTCACCTTCCACACCATGGGCACGTCCGGCGCGATGGCGGTCACCACGATCATGATCGGCCTGAGCCTCGCTCTGAAGGCGACGGCGGCGGGGCTGGTCGTCGCGATTCCCTGCGTCGTCATGAACAACGTGCTCCGGCGGCGCGTCAGCGAGTTGCTCGCGCAGTACAAGGCGCACCGTGGAGCGTGA
- a CDS encoding S9 family peptidase: protein MPAIYGLVTVLLLVWSLVPVYAESGSASPPTAAFASLPLIESIQLSPSGRHLAVLRNHEGHTVLDTQTVAGQDVHRAVSTDNREYIITWFRWVNDERLLVSIRFGATRNAIDSIETRLLAVNRDGSGQTANLFKQGAFSSIFGQKHFPQFQDQLVGTIPGDPKHVLIALDLEHPNAPDVYKVDVYSGDRQLVQANPSSQPDTRAILQWIADRAGNVRAGVGQFQTTVHAIFKQPESNLWRELAEYDLAKETGLVPLAFDADPAWLYVRDQHRGKAAIFKINVVDRAADRILVVADPKYDLTGELVYAPGRKKVVGVRYSRADERVLFWDYDAQRLQARIDRALPGSVNVIHSSSDDGRLHIVKSSGAAHPPRWSVFDERDGRMVLLGKSYPDLETAALSAPTTTYVTARDGKELQVFLTVPKDRDPRQLPMIVFPHGGPASRSPGAYNYWTQWFVSRGWAVLEPRFRGTEGYGDEFLRVGFQRWGLEMQDDLTDAVQYAIRSGIANANRVCIVGSGYGGYAALMGAVKTPDLYRCAVSLGGVTDLPQVVSDSRWYLSQKPMAEMRVGSWWTDRERLRDTSPVFHAKEIRIPLLLMHGAMDRAVPVSHGRDMAEALKSANVTTYRYVELPFADQALSREQDRIHVLKELEQFLTSHLD from the coding sequence GTGCCGGCCATCTACGGACTTGTCACTGTTCTGCTACTTGTCTGGAGCCTGGTGCCGGTCTACGCCGAGTCCGGTTCTGCATCACCGCCCACCGCGGCGTTCGCCTCGCTTCCCCTCATTGAATCCATTCAACTGTCCCCCTCCGGTCGGCATCTGGCGGTGCTCCGCAATCATGAAGGGCACACGGTTCTCGATACCCAAACCGTTGCGGGACAAGATGTGCACCGTGCCGTCTCGACGGACAATCGTGAATACATCATTACTTGGTTTCGCTGGGTCAATGATGAGCGGCTGCTGGTGAGTATCCGGTTCGGAGCAACGCGGAATGCGATCGACTCGATCGAGACTCGGTTGTTGGCGGTGAATCGCGATGGGTCAGGACAAACCGCCAATTTGTTCAAGCAGGGCGCTTTTTCATCGATTTTCGGACAGAAACATTTTCCTCAATTCCAAGATCAGCTGGTCGGCACGATTCCCGGTGATCCCAAGCACGTATTGATCGCCCTCGATCTGGAGCACCCCAATGCTCCGGATGTCTACAAGGTGGACGTGTATTCCGGCGATCGGCAATTGGTCCAGGCGAATCCTAGTTCTCAACCGGACACCAGGGCGATTTTGCAGTGGATTGCCGATCGGGCAGGGAACGTGCGTGCGGGGGTGGGCCAATTCCAGACGACCGTGCATGCGATCTTCAAGCAGCCGGAGTCCAATCTCTGGCGCGAATTGGCCGAGTATGACCTGGCAAAAGAAACCGGGCTCGTACCCTTGGCCTTCGATGCCGATCCCGCCTGGCTCTATGTGAGGGATCAGCATCGGGGCAAAGCAGCGATTTTTAAGATCAATGTGGTAGACCGCGCGGCGGATCGTATCCTCGTGGTGGCCGATCCGAAGTATGACCTGACCGGTGAGTTGGTCTATGCGCCGGGACGCAAGAAGGTGGTCGGCGTTCGTTACAGCAGGGCGGATGAGCGGGTGCTTTTCTGGGACTACGACGCCCAGCGTTTGCAGGCGCGCATCGACCGGGCGCTTCCGGGATCGGTCAATGTCATTCACAGCAGCAGCGACGACGGGCGGCTGCATATCGTGAAGTCGAGCGGTGCGGCGCATCCCCCGCGATGGTCGGTCTTCGATGAGCGCGACGGACGGATGGTGTTGCTTGGCAAGTCGTACCCCGATCTTGAGACGGCCGCGCTGTCTGCTCCTACCACGACCTATGTGACGGCGCGGGACGGCAAGGAGCTGCAGGTCTTCCTGACCGTTCCCAAGGATCGGGACCCGCGCCAACTTCCGATGATTGTATTTCCTCATGGCGGCCCTGCCTCGCGATCGCCAGGTGCCTACAACTATTGGACGCAGTGGTTTGTCAGTCGCGGTTGGGCCGTGCTGGAGCCACGCTTTCGAGGCACCGAAGGGTATGGAGACGAATTCCTGCGTGTCGGATTTCAACGCTGGGGCCTGGAGATGCAGGACGACCTGACCGATGCCGTGCAGTACGCCATCCGCTCCGGCATCGCTAATGCCAACCGTGTCTGTATCGTCGGATCGGGCTATGGAGGGTACGCTGCGCTGATGGGCGCCGTGAAGACGCCGGATCTCTATCGCTGCGCCGTCAGCCTGGGCGGGGTGACGGACTTACCGCAGGTCGTGTCCGACAGCCGGTGGTATTTGAGTCAGAAACCGATGGCCGAAATGCGTGTCGGCTCTTGGTGGACCGACCGTGAGCGGCTGCGTGACACCTCGCCGGTCTTTCATGCGAAGGAGATTCGCATACCGCTGCTCCTGATGCACGGCGCCATGGACCGGGCGGTGCCGGTGTCGCATGGTCGAGACATGGCTGAGGCACTGAAGTCGGCGAATGTGACGACCTATCGATATGTGGAACTTCCCTTCGCCGATCAGGCGCTGAGTCGAGAGCAGGACAGGATTCACGTTTTGAAGGAACTCGAACAGTTCCTCACCTCCCACCTCGACTGA